A genomic window from Glycine soja cultivar W05 chromosome 10, ASM419377v2, whole genome shotgun sequence includes:
- the LOC114371406 gene encoding uncharacterized protein LOC114371406, whose product MDGEPARRVTLEDFSNTATPQFFMSIARPEVQAANISYLHSLIQLIQGNLFHGLPREDPYAHLASYIEICNTVKIAGVPEDAVRLNLFSFSLAGEAKRWLHSFKGNNLRTWEEVVEKFLKKYFPESKTAEGKMEISFFHQFPDESLSEALDRFHGLLRKTPTHRYSEPVQLNIFIDGLRPQSKQLLDASAGGKIKLKTPEEAMELIENMAASDQAILRDRSYVPTKRSLLELGTQDATLAQNKLLTRQIEALTETLSKLPQQLQAVSSSHSSVLQVKGCPTCGGTHEPGQCVSQQDTSREVNYMGIPNRGFQGYNQGNSSGFHQGGAGFNQGPPGFNQGRNFAQGSGWRNQGNQYKEQRNQQPYQPPYQHPSQGSN is encoded by the coding sequence ATGGACGGGGAACCGGCACGAAGAGTCACCCTAGAGGACTTCTCCAATACCGCCACTCCTCAGTTCTTCATGAGCATTGCAAGACCAGAGGTGCAAGCCGCCAATATTTCCTATCTGCATTCCCTTATTCAGCTAATCCAAGGGAACCTCTTCCATGGTCTTCCAAGAGAAGATCCATATGCTCACCTTGCCTCGTACATAGAAATATGCAACACCGTAAAAATCGCTGGAGTCCCAGAAGATGCAGTACGCCTTaacctcttctccttttctctaGCAGGAGAGGCAAAACGATGGTTGCACTCTTTCAAAGGCAACAACTTAAGAACCTGGGAAGAAGTAGTGGAAAAGTTcttaaagaaatacttcccagagtcgAAGACTGCCGAAGGGAAAATGGAAATTTCGTTTTTCCATCAATTCCCGGATGAGTCCCTTAGCGAAGCACTAGACCGTTTCCATGGGTTGTTACGAAAGACACCGACACACAGATACAGCGAGCCGGTACAACTGAATATATTCATCGATGGCTTGCGACCTCAATCGAAACAGCTACTAGACGCATCGGCAGGGGGAAAAATCAAACTGAAGACTCCCGAGGAAGCGATGGAGCTCATCGAGAACATGGCGGCCAGTGATCAAGCAATCCTTCGTGATCGTAGCTATGTGCCTACAAAAAGAAGCCTTTTGGAACTTGGCACGCAGGACGCGACATTGGCACAGAACAAGCTATTGACGAGGCAGATAGAAGCCCTTACCGAAACCCTCAGCAAATTACCTCAACAATTACAAGCGGTAAGTTCTTCCCACTCCTCTGTTTTGCAGGTAAAAGGATGCCCCACATGCGGAGGAACCCATGAGCCTGGACAATGTGTAAGCCAACAGGATACTTCGCGAGAAGTAAACTATATGGGCATACCAAATCGTGGATTCCAGGGTTACAACCAGGGGAACTCATCCGGATTTCACCAAGGGGGAGCAGGATTCAATCAAGGACCACCGGGATTCAATCAAGGAAGAAACTTTGCGCAAGGTTCAGGGTGGAGGAATCAGGGAAACCAGTACAAGGAGCAAAGGAATCAACAACCATACCAACCGCCATACCAGCATCCCAGCCAGGGCTCCAATTAG